Proteins encoded by one window of Microcebus murinus isolate Inina chromosome 2, M.murinus_Inina_mat1.0, whole genome shotgun sequence:
- the SRSF10 gene encoding serine/arginine-rich splicing factor 10 isoform X2, whose amino-acid sequence MSRYLRPPNTSLFVRNVADDTRSEDLRREFGRYGPIVDVYVPLDFYTRRPRGFAYVQFEDVRDAEDALHNLDRKWICGRQIEIQFAQGDRKTPNQMKAKEGRNVYSSSRYDDYDRYRRSRSRSYERRRSRSRSFDYNYRRSYSPRNRPTGRPRRSRSHSDNDRFKHRNRSFSRSKSNSRSRSKSQPKKEMKAKSRSRSASHTKTRGTSKTDSKTHYKSGSRYEKESRKKEPPRSKSQSRSQSRSRSKSRSRSWTSPKSSGH is encoded by the exons ATGTCCCGCTACCTGCGGCCCCCCAACACGTCTCTGTTTGTCAGGAACGTGGCGGACGACACCAG GTCTGAAGATTTACGGCGTGAATTTGGTCGTTATGGTCCTATAGTTGATGTGTATGTTCCACTTGATTTCTACACTCGCCGTCCAAGAGGATTTGCTTATGTTCA ATTTGAGGATGTTCGTGATGCTGAAGATGCTTTGCATAATTTGGACAGAAAATGGATTTGTGGACGTCAAATTGAAATACAGTTTGCACAGGGGGATCGGAAGA CACCAAATCAGATGAAagccaaggaaggaaggaatgtgtACAGTTCTTCCCGTTATGATGATTATGATAGATACAGACGGTCTAGAAGCCGAAGTTATGAAAGAAGGAGATCAAGAAGTCGGTCTTTTGATTACAACTATAGAAGATCTTATAGTCCTAGAAA TAGACCGACTGGAAGACCACGGCGTAGCAGAAGCCATTCCGACAATGATAG ATTCAAACACCGAAATCGATCTTTTTCAAGATCTAAATCCAATTCAAGATCACGGTCCAAGTCCCAGcccaagaaagaaatgaaggctaAATCACGTTCTAGGTCTGCATCTCACACCAAAACTAGAGGCACCTCTAAAACAGATTCCAAAACACATTATAAGTCTGGCTCAAGATATGAAAAGGAATCAAGGAAAAAAGAACCACCTAGATCCAAATCTCAGTCAAGATCACAGTCTAGGTCTAGGTCAAAATCTAGATCAAGGTCTTGGACTAGTCCTAAGTCCAGTGGCCACTGA
- the SRSF10 gene encoding serine/arginine-rich splicing factor 10 isoform X6 — MSRYLRPPNTSLFVRNVADDTRSEDLRREFGRYGPIVDVYVPLDFYTRRPRGFAYVQFEDVRDAEDALHNLDRKWICGRQIEIQFAQGDRKTPNQMKAKEGRNVYSSSRYDDYDRYRRSRSRSYERRRSRSRSFDYNYRRSYSPRNSRPTGRPRRSRSHSDNDSQVSKKKNER; from the exons ATGTCCCGCTACCTGCGGCCCCCCAACACGTCTCTGTTTGTCAGGAACGTGGCGGACGACACCAG GTCTGAAGATTTACGGCGTGAATTTGGTCGTTATGGTCCTATAGTTGATGTGTATGTTCCACTTGATTTCTACACTCGCCGTCCAAGAGGATTTGCTTATGTTCA ATTTGAGGATGTTCGTGATGCTGAAGATGCTTTGCATAATTTGGACAGAAAATGGATTTGTGGACGTCAAATTGAAATACAGTTTGCACAGGGGGATCGGAAGA CACCAAATCAGATGAAagccaaggaaggaaggaatgtgtACAGTTCTTCCCGTTATGATGATTATGATAGATACAGACGGTCTAGAAGCCGAAGTTATGAAAGAAGGAGATCAAGAAGTCGGTCTTTTGATTACAACTATAGAAGATCTTATAGTCCTAGAAA CAGTAGACCGACTGGAAGACCACGGCGTAGCAGAAGCCATTCCGACAATGATAG
- the SRSF10 gene encoding serine/arginine-rich splicing factor 10 isoform X1, which translates to MSRYLRPPNTSLFVRNVADDTRSEDLRREFGRYGPIVDVYVPLDFYTRRPRGFAYVQFEDVRDAEDALHNLDRKWICGRQIEIQFAQGDRKTPNQMKAKEGRNVYSSSRYDDYDRYRRSRSRSYERRRSRSRSFDYNYRRSYSPRNSRPTGRPRRSRSHSDNDRFKHRNRSFSRSKSNSRSRSKSQPKKEMKAKSRSRSASHTKTRGTSKTDSKTHYKSGSRYEKESRKKEPPRSKSQSRSQSRSRSKSRSRSWTSPKSSGH; encoded by the exons ATGTCCCGCTACCTGCGGCCCCCCAACACGTCTCTGTTTGTCAGGAACGTGGCGGACGACACCAG GTCTGAAGATTTACGGCGTGAATTTGGTCGTTATGGTCCTATAGTTGATGTGTATGTTCCACTTGATTTCTACACTCGCCGTCCAAGAGGATTTGCTTATGTTCA ATTTGAGGATGTTCGTGATGCTGAAGATGCTTTGCATAATTTGGACAGAAAATGGATTTGTGGACGTCAAATTGAAATACAGTTTGCACAGGGGGATCGGAAGA CACCAAATCAGATGAAagccaaggaaggaaggaatgtgtACAGTTCTTCCCGTTATGATGATTATGATAGATACAGACGGTCTAGAAGCCGAAGTTATGAAAGAAGGAGATCAAGAAGTCGGTCTTTTGATTACAACTATAGAAGATCTTATAGTCCTAGAAA CAGTAGACCGACTGGAAGACCACGGCGTAGCAGAAGCCATTCCGACAATGATAG ATTCAAACACCGAAATCGATCTTTTTCAAGATCTAAATCCAATTCAAGATCACGGTCCAAGTCCCAGcccaagaaagaaatgaaggctaAATCACGTTCTAGGTCTGCATCTCACACCAAAACTAGAGGCACCTCTAAAACAGATTCCAAAACACATTATAAGTCTGGCTCAAGATATGAAAAGGAATCAAGGAAAAAAGAACCACCTAGATCCAAATCTCAGTCAAGATCACAGTCTAGGTCTAGGTCAAAATCTAGATCAAGGTCTTGGACTAGTCCTAAGTCCAGTGGCCACTGA
- the SRSF10 gene encoding serine/arginine-rich splicing factor 10 isoform X3 produces MSRYLRPPNTSLFVRNVADDTRSEDLRREFGRYGPIVDVYVPLDFYTRRPRGFAYVQFEDVRDAEDALHNLDRKWICGRQIEIQFAQGDRKTPNQMKAKEGRNVYSSSRYDDYDRYRRSRSRSYERRRSRSRSFDYNYRRSYSPRNSRPTGRPRRSRSHSDNDRFKHRNRSFSRSKSNSRSRSKSQPKKEMKAKSRSRPNCSWNTQYSSAYYTSRKI; encoded by the exons ATGTCCCGCTACCTGCGGCCCCCCAACACGTCTCTGTTTGTCAGGAACGTGGCGGACGACACCAG GTCTGAAGATTTACGGCGTGAATTTGGTCGTTATGGTCCTATAGTTGATGTGTATGTTCCACTTGATTTCTACACTCGCCGTCCAAGAGGATTTGCTTATGTTCA ATTTGAGGATGTTCGTGATGCTGAAGATGCTTTGCATAATTTGGACAGAAAATGGATTTGTGGACGTCAAATTGAAATACAGTTTGCACAGGGGGATCGGAAGA CACCAAATCAGATGAAagccaaggaaggaaggaatgtgtACAGTTCTTCCCGTTATGATGATTATGATAGATACAGACGGTCTAGAAGCCGAAGTTATGAAAGAAGGAGATCAAGAAGTCGGTCTTTTGATTACAACTATAGAAGATCTTATAGTCCTAGAAA CAGTAGACCGACTGGAAGACCACGGCGTAGCAGAAGCCATTCCGACAATGATAG ATTCAAACACCGAAATCGATCTTTTTCAAGATCTAAATCCAATTCAAGATCACGGTCCAAGTCCCAGcccaagaaagaaatgaaggctaAATCACGTTCTAG
- the SRSF10 gene encoding serine/arginine-rich splicing factor 10 isoform X7, protein MSRYLRPPNTSLFVRNVADDTRSEDLRREFGRYGPIVDVYVPLDFYTRRPRGFAYVQFEDVRDAEDALHNLDRKWICGRQIEIQFAQGDRKTPNQMKAKEGRNVYSSSRYDDYDRYRRSRSRSYERRRSRSRSFDYNYRRSYSPRNRPTGRPRRSRSHSDNDSQVSKKKNER, encoded by the exons ATGTCCCGCTACCTGCGGCCCCCCAACACGTCTCTGTTTGTCAGGAACGTGGCGGACGACACCAG GTCTGAAGATTTACGGCGTGAATTTGGTCGTTATGGTCCTATAGTTGATGTGTATGTTCCACTTGATTTCTACACTCGCCGTCCAAGAGGATTTGCTTATGTTCA ATTTGAGGATGTTCGTGATGCTGAAGATGCTTTGCATAATTTGGACAGAAAATGGATTTGTGGACGTCAAATTGAAATACAGTTTGCACAGGGGGATCGGAAGA CACCAAATCAGATGAAagccaaggaaggaaggaatgtgtACAGTTCTTCCCGTTATGATGATTATGATAGATACAGACGGTCTAGAAGCCGAAGTTATGAAAGAAGGAGATCAAGAAGTCGGTCTTTTGATTACAACTATAGAAGATCTTATAGTCCTAGAAA TAGACCGACTGGAAGACCACGGCGTAGCAGAAGCCATTCCGACAATGATAG